The following proteins come from a genomic window of Sorghum bicolor cultivar BTx623 chromosome 3, Sorghum_bicolor_NCBIv3, whole genome shotgun sequence:
- the LOC8085070 gene encoding geranylgeranyl pyrophosphate synthase 7, chloroplastic yields MNKLASSCFLQHGAPSSQSFKLKPCHVQRSPSLQLFDRRSVSMPRRAADHAARATTVDVAVVTGTTTFDIERYLSANARTVHDALDLALQGLGCPEVLRESMRYSVLAGGKRLRPALAIAACELVGGPAAAAVPVACAVEMMHTASLIHDDMPCMDDDPLRRGRPSNHVAFGEPTALLSGDALLALAFEHVARASAGAGVPADRALRAVLELGSAAGVGGIAAGQVADMASQGASSGSVSLAALEYIHVHKTARLVEAAAVSGAVVGGGGDGEVERVRRYAHFLGLLLQVVDDVLDVTATSEQLGKTAGKDAAAGKATYPRLMGMEGARAYMGELLAKAEAELDGFDAARAVPLLHLARFMAYRQH; encoded by the coding sequence ATGAACAAGTTGGCATCGTCCTGCTTCCTCCAGCACGGAGCACCCTCCTCCCAAAGCTTCAAGTTGAAGCCTTGCCATGTCCAGAGATCCCCTTCACTGCAGTTGTTTGACAGACGATCCGTTTCCATGCCCCGGCGTGCTGCGGACCATGCTGCCAGAGCCACCACCGTCGACGTCGCCGTCGTCACCGGCACCACCACCTTCGACATCGAGCGCTACCTGTCCGCCAACGCCAGGACCGTGCACGACGCGCTGGACCTTGCCCTGCAGGGCCTTGGGTGCCCCGAGGTCCTGCGCGAGTCCATGCGCTACTCCGTCCTCGCGGGCGGCAAGCGCCTCCGCCCCGCGCTGGCGATCGCCGCGTGCGAGCTCGTGGGCGgtcccgcggcggcggccgtcCCGGTGGCCTGCGCCGTCGAGATGATGCACACCGCGTCGCTCATCCACGACGACATGCCGTGCATGGACGACGACCCGCTCCGCCGCGGCCGACCCTCCAACCACGTCGCGTTCGGCGAGCCCACGGCGCTGCTCTCGGGCGACGCGCTCCTGGCGCTCGCGTTCGAGCACGTCGCCCGTGcaagcgccggcgccggcgtcccCGCGGACCGCGCGCTCCGAGCCGTCCTGGAGCTCGGGAGCGCAGCTGGAGTCGGCGGAATCGCCGCGGGGCAGGTCGCCGACATGGCGAGTCAGGGAGCCTCCTCCGGCTCCGTCAGCCTGGCCGCGCTGGAGTACATCCACGTGCACAAGACGGCGCGGCTAGTGGAGGCCGCGGCGGTGTCGGGCGCCGTCGTCGGGGGCGGTGGCGACGGCGAGGTCGAGCGCGTCCGTCGGTACGCGCACTTCTTGGGGCTTCTGCTCCAGGTGGTGGACGACGTTCTGGACGTGACGGCCACGTCGGAGCAGCTCGGGAAGACGGCGGGCAAGGACGCGGCCGCCGGCAAGGCCACGTACCCGCGGCTGATGGGCATGGAGGGGGCGCGCGCATACATGGGCGAGCTACTGGCGAAGGCCGAGGCGGAGCTCGACGGGTTCGACGCCGCGCGTGCGGTGCCGCTGCTGCACCTCGCGCGGTTCATGGCGTACAGACAGCACTGA
- the LOC8072395 gene encoding uncharacterized protein LOC8072395, with product MATSRFHMTCALLLLGAVLLGQQEQMGTEAVVCPLYCLQVDYMTCPSSGSEKLPAKCNCCLARAPKGCTLHLSDGTQQTCS from the exons ATGGCTACCTCCAGATTCCACATGACCTGCGCTCTCCTCCTACTTG GTGCTGTGCTGCTGGGGCAGCAGGAGCAGATGGGCACCGAGGCCGTCGTGTGCCCTCTCTACTGCCTGCAAGTGGACTACATGACCTGCCCGTCCTCCGGCTCCGAGAAGCTCCCGGCGAAGTGCAACTGCTGCCTGGCGCGGGCGCCCAAAGGCTGCACGCTCCATCTCTCCGACGGGACGCAGCAGACttgctcttag
- the LOC8085069 gene encoding proteinase inhibitor PSI-1.2: protein MAASRFYVTCALLLIGVVLLGQQGIEGAVACPQYCLEVDYVTCPSSGSEKLPARCNCCLAPKGCTLHLSDGTQQTCS, encoded by the exons ATGGCTGCATCCAGATTCTACGTCACCTGCGCCCTCCTCCTGATCG GTGTCGTGCTGCTGGGGCAGCAGGGGATAGAGGGCGCCGTTGCCTGCCCCCAGTACTGCCTCGAAGTGGACTACGTGACCTGCCCGTCGTCCGGCTCCGAGAAGCTCCCGGCGAGGTGCAACTGCTGCCTGGCGCCCAAAGGCTGCACGCTCCATCTCTCCGACGGGACGCAGCAGACTTGCTCTTAG
- the LOC8085071 gene encoding uncharacterized protein LOC8085071, producing MAARRLALAAAASCHALRRALHDKLRAVELQLQLRACHRSLAGASSSTPASPAVAALGALLLICGAAAFPRAAAFFLPLVASTSLCCAAACLFAAEERAAAKEVAVEVVLVGGEGKAEAGLLQVIGEANASAYVDGVQVGCFLRRSAKQGVDEDGEEVVFAGTLAPCAAGAFGVGADAGGGQRRGALEEELLALRVDRLAEGVWDSYFGGWSRWHHIDAAVSCS from the coding sequence ATGGCTGCTCGCAGACTCgcactcgccgccgccgccagctgcCACGCTCTGCGCAGAGCGCTCCACGACAAGCTCCGCGCCGTcgagctgcagctgcagctgcggGCGTGCCACCGTTCCCTCGCCGGCGCGTCCTCTTCGACTCCGGCGTCGCCCGCCGTGGCCGCGCTCGGCGCGCTCCTGCTCATCTGTGGCGCCGCGGCGTTCCCGCGAGCCGCGGCCTTCTTCCTGCCGCTGGTGGCGTCCACCTCCCTCTGCTGCGCGGCGGCGTGCCTGTTCGCCGCCGAGGAGCGGGCCGCGGCCAAGGAGGTCGCTGTGGAGGTCGTGCTCGTGGGCGGCGAAGGGAAGGCCGAGGCCGGGCTGCTGCAGGTGATCGGCGAGGCCAACGCCAGCGCGTACGTCGACGGCGTCCAGGTGGGATGCTTCCTGCGCAGGTCCGCGAAGCAAGGCGTCGACGAGGACGGCGAGGAGGTCGTCTTCGCCGGCACGCTGGCACCTTGCGCGGCAGGCGCCTTCGGCGTCGGCGCCGATGCCGGCGGCGGCCAGAGGCGCGGCGCGCTGGAGGAGGAGCTCCTGGCGCTGCGGGTGGACAGGCTCGCCGAGGGCGTCTGGGACAGCTACTTCGGCGGGTGGTCCAGGTGGCACCACATCGACGCCGCAGTCTCCTGCAGCTGA